The Cyprinus carpio isolate SPL01 chromosome A9, ASM1834038v1, whole genome shotgun sequence genome window below encodes:
- the LOC109096581 gene encoding probable G-protein coupled receptor 156 isoform X1: MEAGLNCSSRCESGVCFIYPGVNSQQGWDVLQRLCVLSARGVDAQSRSLSPALRAVVWTLLSCGILLALFFLIFTLRFKNNRIVKMSSPNLNVLTLCGSVLTYSSGFLFALEERAPLSGAGSNTVQFPSQARMWTLCIGSSLVFGPILGKTWRLYRVFTQRVPDKRVIIRDIQLMGLVALLVLVDVVVLAAWGLTDPIKCSRSISATVKVVERDASYSLSQLDSCSSLYSDLWVILLSVLKGSLLLYGTYLAGLTSNVSLPPVNQSMTIIGAVCLVTMSSTVAVPVSLYLYAWPNVVYSVVSGAIFICTMAINCLLFVPQLTQWRQFEEETNSHPSQMAKYFSSPSKTTHSMYSEDEVYYLLGENDSMKRLISEKNAVIDSLQEQVNNAKDKLLKLMTASHPLDEGEMDSSNTNLNSTSTQTTVVSPDSPTLLLMKYSEVAPTRALAPPPYVPPPPLPAHTTSQQTSSKGPVATEVPPPSPHLRYSPPQDKSSNEVSRFVSLNESTEDAVPTMNNLRNSGLGKEISEKPQDVPLDQEKLAQGSPPLGPAQCSSPQVESPVPSASVELPAVSQTGRLGFVTNELLVEILQDLSVDAVSSSAKSPDRVRSPSLNPDELSTAPSPRSPLQFFFPTVSPYVMRKRRPPFHSSRGGPPIYYFPGIVPPGRRRAPALPDRGKLRDDDSQRQGLWHEGKRRRRGEKAQARCGSGQESWECSSHKCSITPYTGQVPQPASAGLIEGVKHSEEPYDYSDSDTSSSEDYGYYQRPYCGACHQLYDSTDSLTSGTSDSENEDFYKSAHPAVNFKVDLKPTFV; this comes from the exons ATGGAGGCAGGACTGAACTGCAGCTCTCGCTGTGAGTCTGGCGTCTGCTTCATCTACCCCGGAGTGAACAGCCAGCAGGGCTGGGACGTCCTGCAGAGACTCTGTGTGCTCTCAGCG CGGGGTGTGGATGCACAGAGTCGATCGCTGTCGCCTGCTCTCCGTGCTGTAGTCTGGACGCTGCTCTCTTGCGGGATTCTGCTGGCGCTCTTCTTCCTCATTTTCACACTGCGCTTCAAAAACAACAG GATAGTGAAGATGTCCAGTCCCAATCTGAATGTGTTGACTCTCTGTGGCAGTGTACTCACATACAGCAGCGGCTTCTTATTCGCCCTGGAGGAGAGAGCACCGCTGTCAGGAGCAGGATCAAACACAGTACAg TTTCCATCTCAGGCGCGGATGTGGACACTGTGTATCGGCAGCTCTCTAGTGTTTGGCCCCATTCTTGGGAAAACATGGCGGCTCTACAGAGTGTTCACTCAGCGTGTGCCAGACAAGAGAGTG ATTATTAGAGACATCCAGCTGATGGGTTTGGTTGCTCTGCTGGTCCTCGTGGATGTTGTTGTTCTAGCAGCATGGGGTCTGACGGATCCGATCAAGTGCTCTCGCTCTATTAGTGCTACGGTGAAG gtAGTAGAGCGGGATGCATCCTACTCTCTGTCTCAGTTGGACTCCTGCTCTTCTCTCTACTCGGACCTGTGGGTAATCCTGCTCTCTGTGCTTAag GGCAGCCTCCTCCTGTACGGCACGTATCTCGCCGGCCTGACAAGCAATGTGAGCTTACCTCCAGTAAACCAGTCTATGACCATCATAGGTGCTGTCTGCCTGGTCACCATGTCGAGCACTGTGGCCGTACCCGTCTCTCTTTACCTGTACGCCTGGCCCAATGTGGTCTACAGTGTAGTGTCTGGAGCCATCTTCATCTGCACAATGGCTATAAACTGTCTACTGTTTGTCCCTCAA TTGACCCAGTGGAGGCAGTTTGAAGAGGAGACAAACTCTCACCCCAGTCAAATGGCCAAATACTTCAGTAGTCCCAGCAAGACCACACACTCCATGTACAGCGAGGATGAGGTCTATTATCTACTTGGAGAAAATGACTCAATGAAAAGACTCATCAGTGAG AAGAATGCTGTTATTGATAGCCTACAGGAACAAGTGAACAATGCCAAGGACAAGCTGCTCAAACTGATGACTGCTAGCCACCCCTTGGATGAAGGAGAAATGGACTCCTCCAACACTAACCTCAACTCCACCTCCACCCAAACCACAGTGGTATCTCCTGATTCTCCAACTCTTCTTCTAATGAAATACTCAGAAGTTGCTCCCACCAGAGCTCTCGCTCCACCTCCCTATGTGCCTCCTCCACCGCTTCCCGCTCACACTACCTCACAGCAAACATCCTCTAAAGGTCCAGTAGCTACGGAAGTTCCTCCTCCTTCACCACACCTGAGGTATTCACCTCCTCAAGATAAGTCTTCCAATGAGGTCTCTCGGTTTGTGAGTCTGAATGAAAGCACAGAAGATGCAGTTCCAACCATGAACAATCTCAGAAACTCAGGTCTTGGAAAAGAGATTTCGGAGAAGCCACAAGATGTGCCTTTGGATCAAGAGAAATTAGCACAGGGTTCCCCTCCTCTGGGTCCTGCTCAGTGCAGTTCACCACAGGTTGAGTCTCCAGTGCCATCGGCTTCTGTTGAGCTTCCCGCCGTGTCACAGACGGGACGACTGGGTTTTGTAACTAATGAGCTGCTGGTGGAGATCTTGCAGGACCTGAGTGTGGACGCTGTAAGTAGCTCCGCCAAGTCCCCCGACCGGGTGCGAAGCCCGTCCCTCAATCCAGATGAACTGAGCACGGCTCCTTCTCCTCGATCTCCTCTACAGTTCTTCTTCCCCACCGTCTCACCCTATGTCATGCGTAAACGCAGACCTCCTTTTCACTCCTCAAGAGGTGGACCTCCCATTTACTATTTTCCAGGCATTGTTCCTCCAGGGCGGAGGAGGGCACCAGCACTACCGGACCGTGGAAAGTTGAGGGACGATGACTCTCAAAGACAAGGCTTGTGGCATGAGGGAAAGAGGAGGAGAAGGGGTGAGAAAGCACAGGCTCGATGTGGCTCGGGACAAGAGAGCTGGGAATGTTCTTCTCACAAATGCTCCATAACGCCTTACACAGGACAGGTTCCTCAGCCTGCCTCTGCTGGACTGATAGAGGGGGTTAAACACTCAGAGGAGCCATATGACTACTCAGACTCTGACACCAGCAGCTCAGAGGACTACGGTTACTACCAGCGGCCCTACTGCGGGGCCTGTCATCAGCTCTACGACTCCACAGACAGCCTAACCTCAGGGACCTCTGACAGCGAGAATGAGGACTTCTACAAGTCAGCACATCCTGCTGTAAACTTTAAAGTGGACCTTAAACCAACCTTTGTATGA
- the LOC109096581 gene encoding probable G-protein coupled receptor 156 isoform X2 has product MEAGLNCSSRCESGVCFIYPGVNSQQGWDVLQRLCVLSARGVDAQSRSLSPALRAVVWTLLSCGILLALFFLIFTLRFKNNRIVKMSSPNLNVLTLCGSVLTYSSGFLFALEERAPLSGAGSNTVQARMWTLCIGSSLVFGPILGKTWRLYRVFTQRVPDKRVIIRDIQLMGLVALLVLVDVVVLAAWGLTDPIKCSRSISATVKVVERDASYSLSQLDSCSSLYSDLWVILLSVLKGSLLLYGTYLAGLTSNVSLPPVNQSMTIIGAVCLVTMSSTVAVPVSLYLYAWPNVVYSVVSGAIFICTMAINCLLFVPQLTQWRQFEEETNSHPSQMAKYFSSPSKTTHSMYSEDEVYYLLGENDSMKRLISEKNAVIDSLQEQVNNAKDKLLKLMTASHPLDEGEMDSSNTNLNSTSTQTTVVSPDSPTLLLMKYSEVAPTRALAPPPYVPPPPLPAHTTSQQTSSKGPVATEVPPPSPHLRYSPPQDKSSNEVSRFVSLNESTEDAVPTMNNLRNSGLGKEISEKPQDVPLDQEKLAQGSPPLGPAQCSSPQVESPVPSASVELPAVSQTGRLGFVTNELLVEILQDLSVDAVSSSAKSPDRVRSPSLNPDELSTAPSPRSPLQFFFPTVSPYVMRKRRPPFHSSRGGPPIYYFPGIVPPGRRRAPALPDRGKLRDDDSQRQGLWHEGKRRRRGEKAQARCGSGQESWECSSHKCSITPYTGQVPQPASAGLIEGVKHSEEPYDYSDSDTSSSEDYGYYQRPYCGACHQLYDSTDSLTSGTSDSENEDFYKSAHPAVNFKVDLKPTFV; this is encoded by the exons ATGGAGGCAGGACTGAACTGCAGCTCTCGCTGTGAGTCTGGCGTCTGCTTCATCTACCCCGGAGTGAACAGCCAGCAGGGCTGGGACGTCCTGCAGAGACTCTGTGTGCTCTCAGCG CGGGGTGTGGATGCACAGAGTCGATCGCTGTCGCCTGCTCTCCGTGCTGTAGTCTGGACGCTGCTCTCTTGCGGGATTCTGCTGGCGCTCTTCTTCCTCATTTTCACACTGCGCTTCAAAAACAACAG GATAGTGAAGATGTCCAGTCCCAATCTGAATGTGTTGACTCTCTGTGGCAGTGTACTCACATACAGCAGCGGCTTCTTATTCGCCCTGGAGGAGAGAGCACCGCTGTCAGGAGCAGGATCAAACACAGTACAg GCGCGGATGTGGACACTGTGTATCGGCAGCTCTCTAGTGTTTGGCCCCATTCTTGGGAAAACATGGCGGCTCTACAGAGTGTTCACTCAGCGTGTGCCAGACAAGAGAGTG ATTATTAGAGACATCCAGCTGATGGGTTTGGTTGCTCTGCTGGTCCTCGTGGATGTTGTTGTTCTAGCAGCATGGGGTCTGACGGATCCGATCAAGTGCTCTCGCTCTATTAGTGCTACGGTGAAG gtAGTAGAGCGGGATGCATCCTACTCTCTGTCTCAGTTGGACTCCTGCTCTTCTCTCTACTCGGACCTGTGGGTAATCCTGCTCTCTGTGCTTAag GGCAGCCTCCTCCTGTACGGCACGTATCTCGCCGGCCTGACAAGCAATGTGAGCTTACCTCCAGTAAACCAGTCTATGACCATCATAGGTGCTGTCTGCCTGGTCACCATGTCGAGCACTGTGGCCGTACCCGTCTCTCTTTACCTGTACGCCTGGCCCAATGTGGTCTACAGTGTAGTGTCTGGAGCCATCTTCATCTGCACAATGGCTATAAACTGTCTACTGTTTGTCCCTCAA TTGACCCAGTGGAGGCAGTTTGAAGAGGAGACAAACTCTCACCCCAGTCAAATGGCCAAATACTTCAGTAGTCCCAGCAAGACCACACACTCCATGTACAGCGAGGATGAGGTCTATTATCTACTTGGAGAAAATGACTCAATGAAAAGACTCATCAGTGAG AAGAATGCTGTTATTGATAGCCTACAGGAACAAGTGAACAATGCCAAGGACAAGCTGCTCAAACTGATGACTGCTAGCCACCCCTTGGATGAAGGAGAAATGGACTCCTCCAACACTAACCTCAACTCCACCTCCACCCAAACCACAGTGGTATCTCCTGATTCTCCAACTCTTCTTCTAATGAAATACTCAGAAGTTGCTCCCACCAGAGCTCTCGCTCCACCTCCCTATGTGCCTCCTCCACCGCTTCCCGCTCACACTACCTCACAGCAAACATCCTCTAAAGGTCCAGTAGCTACGGAAGTTCCTCCTCCTTCACCACACCTGAGGTATTCACCTCCTCAAGATAAGTCTTCCAATGAGGTCTCTCGGTTTGTGAGTCTGAATGAAAGCACAGAAGATGCAGTTCCAACCATGAACAATCTCAGAAACTCAGGTCTTGGAAAAGAGATTTCGGAGAAGCCACAAGATGTGCCTTTGGATCAAGAGAAATTAGCACAGGGTTCCCCTCCTCTGGGTCCTGCTCAGTGCAGTTCACCACAGGTTGAGTCTCCAGTGCCATCGGCTTCTGTTGAGCTTCCCGCCGTGTCACAGACGGGACGACTGGGTTTTGTAACTAATGAGCTGCTGGTGGAGATCTTGCAGGACCTGAGTGTGGACGCTGTAAGTAGCTCCGCCAAGTCCCCCGACCGGGTGCGAAGCCCGTCCCTCAATCCAGATGAACTGAGCACGGCTCCTTCTCCTCGATCTCCTCTACAGTTCTTCTTCCCCACCGTCTCACCCTATGTCATGCGTAAACGCAGACCTCCTTTTCACTCCTCAAGAGGTGGACCTCCCATTTACTATTTTCCAGGCATTGTTCCTCCAGGGCGGAGGAGGGCACCAGCACTACCGGACCGTGGAAAGTTGAGGGACGATGACTCTCAAAGACAAGGCTTGTGGCATGAGGGAAAGAGGAGGAGAAGGGGTGAGAAAGCACAGGCTCGATGTGGCTCGGGACAAGAGAGCTGGGAATGTTCTTCTCACAAATGCTCCATAACGCCTTACACAGGACAGGTTCCTCAGCCTGCCTCTGCTGGACTGATAGAGGGGGTTAAACACTCAGAGGAGCCATATGACTACTCAGACTCTGACACCAGCAGCTCAGAGGACTACGGTTACTACCAGCGGCCCTACTGCGGGGCCTGTCATCAGCTCTACGACTCCACAGACAGCCTAACCTCAGGGACCTCTGACAGCGAGAATGAGGACTTCTACAAGTCAGCACATCCTGCTGTAAACTTTAAAGTGGACCTTAAACCAACCTTTGTATGA